The nucleotide sequence acaattaaaataatcattttcaaattttaaaaaacccaaaaatattagttaaaaaaataaattcatgtcatcattatgatcataagatcgatacgaatgcatagaaatttgttccgaGAAAAGAAAGCTTCTTGCGAATCATTCGCTACTTGTCTTAAAAACAgtaaattagggacgaatttgaaatttcgtccctaaattgcGTCAAATTTGCCTACAAATATTTATTCGTTGGCAATTAGCAACAAATCCAGAGATTTGTCGCAAAATTGCATAAATTTTCCAACGAAATTTAGATTTTGACGCTGATTGGCAACGAATTCTGCGACGAAAATATATTTGTTGTTAATATCCGACGAATTTATTTCGTTGCTATTTTAGTTGCTAATTAGCGACAAATTTGTTTTTCGTTGCAAATGctgttgcaaatttgcaacgaatatttttcgttgcaaattttcgtccctaaattacagtttttttgtagtgattggtgttgattttttaaaaacatcACTTCCTTTGTTGATTTTATCAAATCATCACTAcctatatgattttttaaaatatatatatatatatatattaatgagtTGTCAAAAATAAGGCTTATCCAAATATGGTTTCATTTAAATATGACTTCATCTAGATAAGAATATGAAATAGAGACAAAGGCTCTACATTCAAGATCAACAAACTTTTTACCATTTTATCTCTATGCTCGAAAGAAACACATAGCAAGGTGAAGCTCTCCAGGAGGAGTGTATTGTGCTCAAGACTTCCGGATCAACTGCTATCATTTGTTTGTCTTTCTATTTACAAGCTATGtcttaatttataatattttttgtgCTTGTTAAACTGTAAGACAAATTTCTCCGCCTCCAAAAAATATCGGGAAATGAGACCACTAGTGGACTAACACCTTCTGTGATTAAGCCTTGAGTGTACTGACACTAGAAGGTTAAGAACTAAGTAAATCTTGCATGTTCtttcatttttattatttatttatattccgCTGCATATTGACCTTGATAGAAAGAACAAACaacgaaatttaaaaaaaaaaaaaaaagacagttGATATTCTCTCTCGCTCCTTTTATTGACGCGCACCGATCCTACATATGTGAAATTCTGAAACCTAGACATGGTGCGGAAGAGGAGAGTGTAAAGAAGGTAGATATGATGTGCAATCGTGATTTTGAGTCTCCTTCGTGGAGTTATGAGAATTGGTTTTGAAGGATATTGATTATTCATCACCATTGTATTGGAGAAATCACAATGCAGTGTTGATTTCAAATAATCAGTCCTGTTGTGACCACTGTATTAGAGAAATCACAACACAGTAGCGTTGGTTTAGAAGAATTAGGATCATTGTtatgttgattttcaaaaatcaacactGATATATTGGGCAAATCATAACATAGTggtattaattttgaaagattagaACTTGTGTGATGTTGTTGTTCAAAAATCAGAATCAATATATTGGAGAAATCATAACACAGTCATACTGGTTTTGAATGATCAAGACCATTGTAGTGTTTTTTTATAAGTATGTTAAGTTTCTAGGATTTAGCTTCTTCTTAAATCAACGTTATGAGCCCAACCTCCTCTTTCCTTATGGCCTAACCCGGCCGGCCCATCTTTGATAATTACGTATTATTACGGAGTATCAGATAACAAAGTTGAATTATGCCTTGAAGGTGATTTATGCAAGTCATAATATTTTTCTTTCTGTTTGTAACTCATTCAAGTATTTTTGATTCAATGGCAAAATAATCCCTTGGATACTTATTCTAATGAGAAGTCCAACTTTGATATGTTTTAACTAATAGCTAGTGATCACAAGCAACTTAATGATGATTAAATTTACTATGTTATATAAAATTGAATGCTATATTATGATTCAAGCACAcgagtaaaaaataaaatttagaaaaatgaggatgttaagatgaATGCGTAGACATGTTAGAATAAACAAACTAAAACATGATAACATTAATAAAGAGAAAGTCGAAGTTACGCCTATCCAAGAAAAACTCCAAGAAACATATTTAAGATGATAAGAATATGTACTTAGATTATCAATTTAAATAATCCAGTTATCCAATGTAATAAAATTATAAGTATGCAGATCAAACAAGTGAGGAagcataagataaaatatgacttgattaaaaataaaataagataaaatttatttaaatatagtagTGGATAAAATAATGCACCATAGAAAGAGAGATATGATCTCATCTAGTGGAATAAAAATTAGTTGTTGTTATTCTATTGTTAATCATCCTTCATCTTATAATTGCTTCTGATTGTGCAATAACTGCAAAAATTGACCTACATAATCTTCTAGTTCAGTCTTCTAACTCAGTTTTCTTTAGAATGTTAATGCCAACCAAGTCCACTACAGATCTATCAGTTACGACTAAATCCCTTCAAACTCTGGTATCCAAATAACTCTTGTTTGTTCGCTGTGTTCTtgaactatatatttttttagaagAAATGAATTATAGCATTCATTACACTACTGCTCATTGCGTTTTTGTGGTCATTTTACTTGCAGATGCTCATTACAGCAGTAGTAGCTAGCTAGAAAGAACTAAATGATCTCTTATGGACTAGAACGCTAGCTCAGAAACTAAATGTCTTAAATATTTAATTTGCAAGAACCTTTACAATTATCTCTTATCAATGTTCTCCAAATTAAAACATGCATGGCATCatgtaagtaattaattaattgttctcGAAGTTAGAAAGAAAAATGGAATCTAACACATGATCATCAACAGGCAGATTTCATCCTGCTTTTTGTCTGTTACCGCAGTGCAAACCATAAAGAATAGTAAGAGGGCACCTTTGATTTCATATATTCTCTGATCTCGCCAATTCAAAAACACTTCCCTCCTTGTGACTAATAATCTGCCACGCCAACTCATTAATCTAATCTTCCCACATTAATTCCTtgttcattttaattaatttgccacattaattataattatatatatatatatatatatatatatgagcatGCATGTTATTCCCTCGAGGCATTAGATTAGTTATATGGATAGGATTCCTTCGTTTAGGTTTGGACTGAGACGTGCTTGTGCCATGCCATGCAATTGCGTGTAtacagaaaaaggaaaaaagaagaaaaatgatCGAAAGAAAGATTAGAAAAACGAAGGAGAACAAGAAAATATACGTAATTTAGATTACCAAAGGGGAGCTATAATAATCAGCAGTATGAATAGGTACAATATCCAACAGCAAGCTAAGTACATTTTagcagcatatatatatatactgtgtGGATcagtaaaaataaaattatagctgGTGTTTAGTTATGAATTTGATGGTGCCAAGTAATCAGATCACAGATCTGCTTGAACAAAAGCATGAGATGTGAAGAGGCCACTTTCCTTAAATTATAAGTTACTAATTTGGTTACGTTGCACAAGATATTGAAAAGAGAACTAAATACAACAATAACTTGATATTTTTTccataaaaaaaactaagaataaATTAAGGCCATTCATATATGATAACGAGAAGAAGGAATTACAAAGAAATTAAGATATATAGCTAGAGGACTATATATATATCAGATAAAATTAACATGGAAACATTATGCTTAATTAATTTCTCCACATCTGTCACAAACATAACTTGAGAAATATTCATAGAATTAAGAATAAACCAAAACAGAAACAAGCTCTTCAAGGTCACAGACAACaaataagagaagagaagaagtttATAACATATAAAGTATATATCATATCCAAGCACAAAAGTTTAAATCTTTTGCAATATGATCGATTGAAATGATTATGATCATGATCTACTACTTAACCTGAGGGGCATCTCCAAGCCTTAGCTCAAGATCCAACTCCTCCGCATGGAGGTTGACTCCAATTGTATTGATCAAGAAAGGCGAATCCGGATCAGTTCTtcttcttttgttcatgcttatCTTAAAcaattcctcctcctcctcctcctcctcctcttcttctttgtttGTCTCATCTCGCGTCCCTCGAATTACTTGCTtgctcaaatcaatttcattcagCAGCTGCAAAGTGGGTCTCTCCTCAAAGAAAAGAGCCTCCTTTTGATAACCATTAAAGGCAATTGGTGAACACACCTTGAAATTGGaattagggttagggttagggttagcTTGGTTGATAGTACTACATGGCTCACTGCTAGTCTCTAAGGTTTCCGATCCTGTGGGGCTTGCGCTGGAGTTGTACTGCTTGAGTATGGCCCGGTCCTTACGGTGGACGTTCATGTGGCCGCCGAGGGCTTGTGCCGACCGGAACTCTCGGCCGCAAAAGGAGCAGGAGTAGGACCGGGGAGGCCATATGCAGCCGCCCAAGTGGGCAGAGTCTCTCGCGAAAGCCTCTTCGTCCCACGTAGGCGACTCGACAAAGGAGAAAGAAGGAACCACAAGGTGATCAGCTGGATGCCGAGAAGGATTGAGGAACACCGACATCTCGTCCCTCGGTCTTCTTTTTGCTATCATCAAGTACTTGGCTTTCTCCTCCATGGCTAGCTAGGCTTAACAGTAATATGCTTGCTAAAGATGAAGGAGACAGGTAGATATAGAGCTGGTTTTGCAGAATTAATAAGAGAATgagaatcttatcacagactaaccaattttaaatcatgatttttttttcaaattaaaaatctaaacttTTTTACAACAGACCCGTGAACCAACTTCGATCGAGGATGAATTATTTTACTATGTTAGTTACAGTGATCAATCAGTTGAAGGATCATTCAAAGCCATGAAGGagcttaattaattacttgttgataatattttgtttttatcaaactaataaaataattataaaactaATGCTACATGAAAACTCAATTAATAAATTACTCAGATATTGCATAGCCTTTAGACAGGTGAAGATAGCTAGTTAAGCTAATTAACTGCTTTTAATTAGACAGGTGATTAATTGTTCAATTTAATTGGTTATTGTTCCATCAAAGGAGTACTGGTTGCTGAGCACACTTACCCAACACACCATAATTGCATCATAATCTTAACTAATGATCAActgattaaataaaattaatttaatttagagaCATTACAGTACCTTTGTTGACAGATGCAAGGACTACCTACAGACATTTCCCCTGCAGGTCCATATAGTAACATtgacaatataaattatttaatgagAAAGAAACAACGATTAGGAACACTCTTTTTGAAGTGTCCTACCCCATTTGTCTCATACTTGAATGCCACTCtactaaataattaataattatgcTTAATCATTCACATTATTCAAACTCGATCACAGATATTAATTACATGACACATAGTTACGGAAATAATTAGACATAGTGGTGCTAGAAAACTACATAAAGAGGCTTTTTTTGAGTAAGAACCCTTTCAACCAATTTTGGTATAACATCACTCATGGTTGGCACTTAATTATCGTGATGACTCCCGATGACCTTTTGAAGACATATCAGTCAAACTTAAATTTGTCGGTTAACGTGTCATTTCttcattaatttaaataatataattaactatatatacttttaaaatatttgtgcatgatataaatttaattaaaccttTTGTTACAATTAAGatatatgattaaaaaaaaaagtcttaAAGTTTTCTTCATGATCGTGTTTAACCTCCTTTAAAGCATCAAAATGAGCATGAAATAATCATTCAAGCACTAGTTGGTGACATGGCCCCATACTTTATTATTCAAAGGGAATGAGACAGATACAGTGGAACAACAAGGACAGATTCACAGGTGTTAATTAACTCATAATTCTCAAATGATATTATTATAAGTAGCAGTTAGAACTATCAGACTTTCTTATTGTCAAGTTGGAATATGAAATGATAAAATTGTGTACAAATTCCTGTGCAGGCATGCATTGTTAATTCATAGCTTTTCACGTTTAATTAAAAGTGTTTTGGATGCTTTTGTCATCTTGGATCAAGTGACAGAATATAGAAGAGCATCACATCATATTACTGATGCTGTTTTTATTCACTTTAATGATGAGTCAGTGTTAGTGATGCATTGCTACATATATTTATCTTTGGCATTAAACTGGAAATTTGATATAATTCTTACttagatatgaaaaaaaaatatataatcctGAACTCATTACATGAATTAAGTATCAGGCATATTAATTTGCTATATGTAAAAGGGAAACTAATAGTGTGTATGGAGTTTTAGTTCGGTTCGAACCAATTTGCCTCAGTGATCTATTAAAAAGCAGCTTTAGGTGAGTCGAGTGCATTAGAATTTAGGACCCGGACCCGGGCCCAATCGAGTCACTCATTCATTTGGCATTAGCAAGTAATGACTCTTGGCTCCAAGTCCTAACCGAGAATTCGCTAATGATATATATCTGAGAAGAACCAAATCAAAGCTAAAATAatgatttctttctttcttcaaaTAGTGATAAAGGATCATAACCCTAATTATGATTTTGGAAGAGAAACTAGTTACAAATATTAATGCTATGTTTTTTTGTCTGTATGCTAAGATTTTACCACTGACTTGGGCTCATCCTTTTTTTTGTCACATTATTATTGTCACCATTAAATTTCTTATGATAAGTTTCCAGTGCAAGTAAAATACTGTTCTATTCCAACTTCCAAACATATAATGACAAGACAAATGCCACGAGACTTCCTCCATATCTTAATTAGTCATTACATTAATATTATCAATATTAAATATGTGATTATTTTAGTCTATTTGAAATTGTCAGATACTAGTCACCTTTTGTTTAACCTCTTAAGGACTATATCAATTTAGATGAGACTAGCTAGTCAATAGAAGAAACTATTTAATGAGGGCAATCGACACCAATGTATTCTCCCGACCTTCAATTCTTGTTGTCAAAAGTCGTCATTATATTTGCTTCTTACCTTTGATGGAGAAATAGACACATGAATCGGTAGGACAAGTCCAAACCAATTGTTTTTGTATTACTCCATCAACTCATTGAGCTGTGCTCGATATCAGATCTAGGTCTGTTCCAACCTCAGCCGAGGATTAGAGCATTTGTTTCATCTGCGCAGAACCTAACTTGTAGTCTAGCATCCTGTTCTGGTCTCAAATCGAGGGATGAGTCAACTCCCGCAGAACTTCCTCTTGTTGAATTGGGCCATGTCAGCTGCTATTGGATCCGTCTTCTTCAATCAGGTTGGCTCCTAGCGGATCATGTGCATACTGCCGAAATGAAGAGGAGATGAACAAAACTTGATGAGTCAACTCCCTTGCTTCCCTAAACACTCTGCTTCCTTGCTAAAACAGATCAACCAGAGGTTAAAAGGAGGCAAAGCATACCTTGGCATGactccttcgacgctcaagtaatATTTAAAGAAAAGAGTGAAGAACAAGAACGAAGAACAATAGTGGTTTAGAAATCAACGGTTGCATCTTTCTCCTCACTTGGCATCATTATTGCTGACGTCTAGTGGCGGCATTTGCTACTGTAAATGACATGCCTTTCTCCCTTTGCACTATTAATATTAACGAGATAATCAACATGTCTTTTAATCAATTGTTGTAGCCCTTGTAATAGAATCGCCTTTGCGAGAATCAACATCTCTTCTAAGCCCACTTCACCTTGTTCATGTACTTAGAATTGTAAAGATCTAGCGCGCTAAATATGCGAAAAGTACAGcggaaaacaaactaaatcctctccagaagatccatgcgaaggagaaaacaTATACTAAATTTGTTAAAAGGAAGTTATACCTTTGTCGCGTGCACACAAACTCTCGACAGTTAGAATCTCAACACAATCAAGCGTTTGTGCCTCTttcagtatccacacgaataaactTCTCGTCTGTCGCACAAActcaagaagtggagaagaaccaccactgtggtgctagccacacatggaggttcggccaagaggaaattcggccaaggaggaagaagatggaggaagAACACAAGTCATCCACCCAATGAATACAAAACCCCCTTTTTGTATTCATTCATCCAATTAGTcttaattagcattaattctCCATTAATCCCATTAAGTCCTCCATTAATCCAATTAAATGTTGATatttcctcttccttggtgaattcgGGTTTAcccaatgagtccaactcattgatCAATCCACATTGACTGcgtgagtctaattcgaattggactaaatccaacaattagatccaatttagtctaactcaataagtctaattcagattagacttaatccaatgatccatcatataaacctatctccaaatcaacttattctttgtgtgtgacccaataggttt is from Zingiber officinale cultivar Zhangliang chromosome 7B, Zo_v1.1, whole genome shotgun sequence and encodes:
- the LOC122004222 gene encoding probable transcriptional regulator RABBIT EARS, yielding MEEKAKYLMIAKRRPRDEMSVFLNPSRHPADHLVVPSFSFVESPTWDEEAFARDSAHLGGCIWPPRSYSCSFCGREFRSAQALGGHMNVHRKDRAILKQYNSSASPTGSETLETSSEPCSTINQANPNPNPNSNFKVCSPIAFNGYQKEALFFEERPTLQLLNEIDLSKQVIRGTRDETNKEEEEEEEEEEELFKISMNKRRRTDPDSPFLINTIGVNLHAEELDLELRLGDAPQVK